The Blautia pseudococcoides genome segment CAGAAGCAGACACGGCAGAGCCTGTAAAATGATTTTCATGGCCTCCTTGAAGGTAAATTTAGTTTTGGCACGGTAACCTTTTTTCTTCGCAATGAAATAGATCACTACCATACATGCCAGTCCCCACAAAATTCCAGGTATGTAGCCAGCCATAAAAAGCGCTGCCACGGAAGTTCCGCCACTGACCAGGGAGAAAGTGATCATAACGTTGCTGGGGGGGATCAGAAGTCCTGTAGGAGCAGTGGCAATATTGGCTGCTGCGGAGAAATTGGGGTCATATCCCTCATCCTTCTCAATAGGACCGATAATGGAGCCCATAGCAGATGCCGCCGCTGTACCGGAACCGGAGATAGCTCCGAAAAGCATATTTGCAATCACATTTGTCTGAGCCAGCGCACCGGGAGCGCGCCCTGTGATAAGCTTTGCCAGATTAATCAGGCGGACTGCAATGCCCCCCTTGTTCATAATATTTCCTGCCAGAATGAAAAATGGTATGGCCAGCAGGCTGAACACGGAAATACCGGAAAAAATCCTCTGCGCTCCCGTGAGAACCGCAACGCTTGTATCCATAACCGGCAGGATCGCGCATACGGAAGAGATTCCCAGCGCAACGGCAATAGGGACACCTGCCAGAAGCATGATAACCAGCAGGACCAATATGATCAGTCCTGAAACTAATGCTGTATTCATAATTGAAACTCCTTTTCCTCTTATTCTTTTACTTCCCGATGCTCCTGCTCATAACCTTTGCACAGATCCACAATATTTAAAATGGAGTATAGCATAATGAGCACGCCGGAGAGCGGTACCACTGTGTAGATCATACCCATGGGGATTCCCAGGGATGCCGTCTTCTGGGTCATGGTAAGGTTCATAATAGTTGCCCCGCCGTATATCATTACACTTCCAGCCAGGATCATGATCAGAATCTCGATCACAATTTCCAAGACTTTTCTTTTGGTTCCGGTAATCTTGTCAGCCAAAAATCCCATACGCATATGATCTCTCTTTCCGAACACATAAGCGGAGGCCAGCAGTGCCATCCAGGTAAAGCTGTAAGTCAGAAGCTCCTCGGAAACTGTGCTGGGGCTGTTAAAAAAATAACGAATAACAATCTGATAGGTTCCGATACATACCATGAAAGCAAAAATAACGGCACAGGCGGAGCTTAAAACCATGTTGATTCCTTTTCTGACCGAATGCAGCGTCTTCATTTACTCTTCCCCCTTTGCGTATTTTTCATTGATCTCCTGGATATGGTCATATAAATCCTGAATATCAGGGTTGTCATCCAGCATTTCCTGCTGTACATTGGAAACCTTATCCTTGAAAGCCTGTATATCTACGTCGATGAACTCCACGCCCATCTGGTTTTGTGCAATATCCTTTGCCTCTTCCACCTGTTTGTCCCACTCTTCCATCTCCACCGCTGTGGACAGAAGAGCTGCCTGCTCGAAGACCTCACGTTCCCGGTCACTTAGTGCGTTAAGGAATTTCAGATTTCCGATCAGCATATCCGGCACCATCTGATGCTTGTTGTAGGAGTAGTATTTTGCCACTTCTCCGTGCTTATTGTTTGTGAGGGCAAGCTCATTGTTCTCCGCTCCGTCGATGACCCCCTGCTGAATGGCCGTGTAAACCTCGCCAAAGCTCATAGGGGACGCTGCTGCGCCGAATGCCTTTACCATATTTACGCTGGCCGGGCTCTGCTGCACACGGATCTTCAGCCCTTTTAAGTCCTCGGGTGTATGGATTGGTTTTTTCGCGTAAAAACTTCTCGTTCCCGCATTGTACCAGGTCAGAACACGGAAACCGGCTTCATCGGTAGACGCGTAAATCTGATTCATATAATCCGTATCACCCATGACCTCATGGTACGCCTCCTCGGAGGTAAACAGGTATGGCATACTGAACACCTCATACACATCGGCAAATGTCTCCAAATTGGCAGTACCTGCCACCACAAAGTCAATGGCCCCTGTCTGTGTCAGCTCGATAGCTTTCTGGGCGGAACCCAGTATTTCATTTGGGAAAATCTGGACCTCATATTTGTCACCCAGATTTTCCTCCACATATTCTTTAAATTTTAGAAGTCCCAGATGCTCCGGATGTGTCTCCGACTGCGCATGGGAGATCCGGACGATCCGCTTCTCACTTTTTATGGAAGAACAGCCGCCAAGTCCCAGGGCTGTACTGACACATAAAGCAAGTATAAAGGCTTTCTTTAATCCTCTCATCTTTCTTTTCCTTTCACTCTTTTTCCTCTTAATCCGCTGAAATCTTAAAATCCTGCTCTTTATTCTTGTCAAAAGTCCGTGGTACACCGTTTTTCCAGACGGCACTGCACATATTTTCTGTGCTCCACATCCTCCCCTTTTAAGACCTCCATCAGGGAGTCGATCGTCATTTTACATAACAGATCACCCCTGCCGTCTATGGTTGTCAGCTCCGGCTCACATCCAATGGAAAGTTCTGAATTATTGTAACCTATAATACTGATATCCTTGGGCACGGACAGTCTCTTTGCCCTGGCATATTTTACAGCGCCCACTGCCAGGCCGTCATCTGTTGCCATGACCCCGTCAAACTCCAGATCCCTTCTGGCCAGCAAAATATCCCGCACCAGATGGATCTCATTCTTAATATAGACCTTGCGCTCCCCAAGCACCGGAATGCCTGCTGCCTTCAACGCATCCTCATATCCCTGCAATTTGTGCATCGCACTGTATGAATAAGAGTCGCTGAGGAACAGAATCTGCCTCCTGCCGGACGCAAGCATGGCGGAAGCGGCATCATAGACAGACTGGTAATCATCTGTGAGCATACAGTAGATATTCTCCCCGCTGATAAAGCCGTTCATAAGAAAGACCGGTATTTCTTCGGAAGCTTTCTTAATATAAGTAATGTCTTCCCCATACTCCTTGTCCCCTGCATAACAGGAACCAACTAAAAGCAGTGCGTCAATGCGCTTCTGCAGGATCATCTGCACAGAGATCTCCTTGTCCTCCTGTTCATATCCGCTGCAGTACAAAATACAGTCATACCCATAATTTCTCAGATTCTTCTCCAGGTAAGACACAGCAGACGCCATATAATGGTCTGAAACACTGGGACAGATAATGCCAACAGTCTTCATGGAGTTAAGGCTCATGCCCCTGGCAAATACATTGGGTATGTAGTCGTTGGCCGCCATAACTGCCCGTACTTTTTCTTTTGTCTTTTCACTTACCTTTGGGCTGTCATTGACCACCCGTGATACGGTTGCAATGGATACCCCTGCCAGTTTCGCGATATCGTATATATTCATAATTCCACTTTCCTTTCGCTGCGGAAGTGTAAGCCCTTACACTTTATTTTTTATTATACAGATAGGAAAAAGAAAAAGCAATTCTTTTTGCCGCCACATTTTTCACAAGTTTTCTTCTGTGTTTTTGTATGATTTTAATAAATTTCTTATTTTTTCCCGGATTTTGAAAATTCATGTTGACGAAATCTCCGCCAAGTTGTAGATTTAATGTAAGCCCTTACATTTCAAACTTTCCTATTATTTGGAATTGCAATTTATGAAGGAGGATGAAAATTCCCATGCAGACTTATCTGAAGATCCATCTGGATGACAGTGTTGCCGTAGCGCTTACACCGCTTACAAAAGGCACTTCTGTCCATTTGGACAACAAGGAACTCCTGTTATCAGAGGATATTCCCCAGGGGCACAAGTTTGCCCTGAAGGACATCCGGACAGGTGAGGCAGTCGTCAAGTACGGCTCCCCAATCGGACTGGCTAAGGAGGATATTGCCCCAGGCACCTGGATTCATACACATAATATGAAGACAGGCCTGGGCGAGCTTCTCACCTATTCGTATCATAAGAACACGGCTGAACTTCCCGCTACAGAAGACCGCTTCTTTAAAGGCTACAAAAGAGACAGCGGCCGGGTGGGTGTCCGCAACGAAATCTGGATCATCCCTACTGTAGGCTGTGTCAATAACGTGGCATCCGCCATTGAAAAACAGGCACAGATTTATAAGACCGGCACCATTGACAATATCGCAGCATTTCCCCATCCGTACGGATGTTCCCAAATGGGGAATGACCAGGAATACACACGGCAGATACTTGCAGACTTGGTCAACCATCCCAATGCAGGCGGTGTTCTTGTACTTGGGCTTGGATGTGAAAACAGCAATATTGAGGAATTGAAAAAATATATTGGGTCCTACGATCCCCAAAGGGTTCGATTCCTGACAGCCCAGGAATCCGAGGATGAGATCCGTGATGGACTTGCTATGATCCGGGAACTTGCAGATTATGCAGGCTGCTTTACAAGAGAACCCATAAGCTGCAGGGAACTTGTCATCGGTATGAAGTGCGGCGGAAGCGACGGTCTGTCCGGCATCACTGCCAACCCCACTGTGGGAGGTTTCTCTGATCTGCTCATCTCCAAGGGCGGCACCACTATTCTGACGGAAGTACCTGAGATGTTCGGCGCAGAGACCCTGCTAATGAACCGCTGTGCCAATGAGGCATTGTTTGCCAAGACGGTGGACCTGATCAATGGTTTTAAAAATTATTTCAAAAGCCACAACCAGACAATCTACGAAAATCCGTCACCCGGCAATAAGAAAGGCGGAATCTCCACTCTGGAGGACAAGTCCATGGGATGTACCCAGAAATCAGGCAGCGCGCCCGTGAAAGGTGTTCTCTCCTACGGTGAACCTGTGAAGGAAAAGGGACTGAACCTGTTGAGCGCTCCGGGCAATGACCTGGTAGCCTCCACTGCTCTGGCTGCTTCAGGGGCTCATATTGTCCTGTTTACCACAGGAAGAGGCACCCCTTTTGCATCCCCTGTGCCCACTGTGAAAATTTCCAGCAATTCAGCGCTCTATGAGAAGAAGAAAAACTGGATCGACTTCAACTGCGGCCCCTTGGTGGAGGGTGTCACATTGGAGGAGTTGAGCGGCCAGCTTTTTGAATATGTGCTGCGCGTAGCTTCCGGGGAGAAGGTTAAGGCAGAGGAAGCTGGTTTTCACGACATGGCGATTTTTAAACAGGGTGTGACCCTCTAAATCCACACCGCTGCAGTCAGACACAAAGCCGGGTTTTAATCGGGTCTGTCTGCAGCTTAAAGGTAAATATACCGACAGGAGAATAGAAATCATGGAAAAACTCGGTTATCAGATATTAAAAGAAAAAAAATATAAAGGCTATCTTCTCCCTGAGGCTCCTGAACGTGTACTCCAGTTCGGAGAAGGCAATTTTATGCGCGCCTTTACAGACTATTTTATTGATGTATTAAATGAAAAGACGGGGTTTAACGGCAAAGCAGTCCTTGTACAGCCCAGGCCAAAGCGCCCAGGCCACAGCCTTGCCGATGATCTGAATACACAGGAAGGGCTCTATACTTTATACCTGCGGGGCTTTGAAAATGGCAGAAGGGTCAACGATAAGCGGGTCATTTCCTGTGTCAGCCGATGTCTCAATGCCTATGCAGACTATGAGGCAGTTATGGCTTGTGCGGAGAATCCGGACCTTCGCTACATAACCTGCAATACAACTGAGGCAGGGATTGTGTACGACCCTTCCTGCGCGTTTGAGGATAAGCCGGCTGCCAGCTTTCCGGGTAAACTGACCCAGTTCCTATACCGCCGCTATGAAATCTTTGGCCGTAACAAAGGAAATGGATTTGTCATCCTCCCCTGCGAACTGATCGCTGAAAACGGAAAAGAGCTGAAAAAATTTGTGCTCTCCTATGCCAGACAGTGGAACCTGGAACAAGATTTCCTCACTTGGCTGGACGAAGAAAACATGTTTTGTTCCACACTTGTGGACCGGATCGTGACCGGGTATCCCAAAGGGGAGGAGGATAAGCTGAACCAGGAAAACGGCTGGGAGGATGCCGCCATGGATACCGGAGAAGTATTTGCCTTCTGGGTAATAGAAGGACCTGCCTCCTTAAAAGAGGAACTCCGGTTTGAGGAGGCAGGACTCCCGGTACTCATCACAGATGACCACAAACCATACAAGGAGCGCAAGGTGCGCATCTTAAATGGTGCCCATACCTCCATGGTCATGGGCGCGTATCTGGCCGGATTTGACATTGTGCGTGACTGTATGGAGGATGCCGTCATCTGCGGTTTTATGAATCATGCGGTCTATGACGAAATCATCCCTACCCTGTCTCTTCCAAAGGAAGAACTGGAAAGTTTCGCATCTGCTGTCACAGAGCGTTTTAAAAATCCGTTTATAGACCATGCACTGCTGTCCATCTCCCTGAATTCCACTTCCAAGTGGAAAGCAAGGGTACTGCCGTCCTTGAAAGCCTATGTGGAACAGACAGGAAAACTGCCTGTCTGCCTCACCGCATCTTTTGCTTTTTATCTGGCCTTCTACCAGGGCAGGGAACTGACAGATACCGGGCTTGCTGCCAGCCGCCCAAAAGGTGACACTTACACCGTATCGGACGACCGGAGTGTGCTTACCTTCTTCGCCGCCCATAAAGAGGATGGACCGGAAGAATATGTACACGCAGTCTGCACCAATGAGACACTCTGGGATATGGATCTGACATCCCTGCCCGGATTTGAAACTGCTGTGACAGATATGCTGAAAAAGATTCAGAAAGACGGCGCATATGAGATGATGAAGTCTGTCTGCTGATTTAGTGCAATATAATAACCCCAAATGGAAACCTGTATTTTTCAGTTTCCATTTGGGGCTAGTTTCTGTGCGACTGCACAGATTGTAACATCTTTCCCTGTATATTGTTTCCCTGCCACATCATCATAAAATTCTGTACAGGTAAGTCCCTCACCTTCTATTTCCGCCTTAAAGGTTTCCCTGGTGTACCGTTGATTCCAAAGATTATAGCAGGCACAGTCGCCTTCCGTGATTATCAGATATTGTTCCAGGGTATTGGCAGTTTCCCGGTATCGGTAATTGCGCCGTATCACCACATGGGGGGCCGCGGACCAGAATCCCTCCTTCTGATACTGGACCGTTTCAAGTTCTTCAAACGGTGCCGCATCCGTAAATCCGTCGAGAATCAAAATCCCGCCTTTTTTCAGGGCTTTTTTGATTTTTCCAAGAAGAATCTTCCTGTCCATTGGAGGCAGCACCCCAAAATCACAATAGATCAAGGTAATGACATCAAATTCCTCCCGGTAATCCATTTCCAGATAATTCTTATAATAATATCGGATTTCCCTGCCCACCTTCGCAGCGTGTTCTTCCGCGTACCGGACAGAACGCCTGGAAAAATCAAGACCTGTCACCTGGAATCCCCGCGCATCAAACAACTCGGCATAAAGCCCCGGTCCACATCCTAGATCAAGAAGTCTTTTTCCTGTCCCACCCCCGCAGAAATCTGCGATCCAGTCCGCAGATTTTTTTATAAAATCATGCTGTCTGGTGGCCCCCTCATCATCCGGATCCAGGTGCGCTTCCAGCATATACTTGGAAATATGTACATCATCCCAGAAAGCAGAGGTACTTGGCTCATAGACCTTAGGCTTTTGTTTCATGTAACTGATTATATTTTCCATATGATCCCTCCCTGTCAAACGCTCTGTTTTCTCTGCTGTGTCTACCGTTTTCCATCACTGCAGTTTGCGGCATCAATGGCGATCACGGTCAGCAGCCCGATCAATTCATCATCCAGGCAGGCATAATCAATCACATACGTGTCACCCCAATGGAAGGGTTCCTTCCGGATATGCATGATAGGGCAGCATTCCTGATAGACATCATAGTCCCATTCCAGAAAGTCTCCCTCCACTCTCCAGTCGTTGTAATCAATCTCGTATTTGGGTTTAAACAGAGCAAAGCGCTTTTGTATACTTCCCAGAACCCTGCCGCCTGTTATCAGCTCGAATCTGGGCATGACGGTCATCAGTTTCTCTCTCACCATACCCACTTCCTCACCGGTGTCGTGGCGATAAATACGAATCTTGTGGCCAATAGAAAGAAACTCTCCTTTGACAAAATATTTTGGTGTTCCGTTCTCATCATATACATCATAAGTATCCGTCCAGGAAAACACTCTCTGTTTTATCAGTAATCTCATATATTCTTCCTCCTTTACCATTCAACCAGTACAGCACCCCAGGTAAGCCCTGCTCCGAAACCTGACAGGACAAGCTTGTCCCCTTTTTCTAATTTTCCCTCACGGTTCATCTCATCCAGCAGGATTGGAATACTGGCTGCCGAGGTATTACCGTATCGCTCCAGGTTTACGGGGAATTTCTCCTCATCCTCCTTCAGCCTTTTTGCCACAGACTGGATAATTCTGCTGTTAGCCTGGTGCAGAACATAATACTTGATCTCCTCTTTATTTATTCCTGTTTTCTCAAGCACCTGCATGATACACTCCGGTACCTTCTTCACTGCGAATTTGAACACAGGCTGTCCTTCCATGGCTACATAGTCCGTCTCCTGTACACCTGGCACCAGTATATTTTTCATCTGGCGTGCGCCGCAGGTGAGAACGCCGTCACCTCTGCCGTCTGACCACTGGACCATGTCCACAACCCCACTCTCATCAGCTCTTACCACAACAGCGCCCGCTCCGTCCCCGAACAGCACGCATGTACTCCTGTCTTCCCAGTTCAGCAGCTTTGACAGGGTTTCCGCTCCGATTATCAGTGCATTTTTATAAACTCCGCTCTTTATATACGCCTGGACTGTACTCAGTGCAAACACAAACCCGGAGCAGGCTGCGCTCAGGTCAAATCCCACAGCATGAGAGGCGCCGATGGCCTTCTGCACCTGGCAGGCAGTGTTTGGGAAAAAGGAATCCGGCGTACAGGTAGCCACTATGATCAGCTCCACATCCTCAACATCCATGCTGGCATTCTCCAGTGCCTTTTTCGCGGCACGGCATGCCAGTATTGCTGTATTTTCCTCTTTTGCGATTCTTCTCTCCCGGATTCCGGTACGCGTGGAAATCCATTCATCGTTTGTGTCCACAACCCTGGATAAATCATCGTTTGTCACAATATTTTCAGGAACTGCACTGCCTGTTCCCACTATCCTTGCTACCATACTTTTCCTACCTCTTATTCCATCATATTTTCACCGAATCCTATCCGGGAATTCCTTTATGTCTTAAATAGTTTGATAATCAAATCTTTTCTTTCAAAGTATACTAAGAAAGAAGCCGTTTGTCAACTACACAAACGGCCTCTCGCCTTCTTACTCGTCTTCTTTATATATTTTCTGGATTTCCTGGGAGAGTTCCCGGCTCAGATCATCCAAGTCAATTCCCGCTCCCACACCACTGTATGAGGAATGGCCCGGTTTCAGTCCGGTATTATAATCCTGTTCCCGCAGTTTTGCCATATCGGGGATTTCCCTTGTCCTTTCTCCCGGCTCCTCTGTCTGTCTGCGGAGTGTCTGACTCTGGCGGCCGCTTCCCTGGCTGCTGCTCCCGCTTCTTCCGCTCCTTAAAGGGGTCCGCCCGGATGATGCATTGCCGCGGCTCTTCTCTGTAGTCTTGTAAACGGTCTTCTTCTTTGTCTTCTTTTTTCTGCCCGGCAGCGAAGGAAGGCTGAATTTCCTCTTTTTCCGGTTAAATAAAGGCTCCCCGCTGCTCCCCCTGCCCTGTTTTTTCTCCCTGTTCCGAAGAAGGGGAGCCGCCTGCACCGCAATACCCAAAAAAGCCAGGATCAGACCCAGCAGCCAGGTCCCTGCACCGCCGTCTTTGCCTGTCATAGAAAACAGGATCCTGATCGCTCCCAAACCACCGCAGATCCCTGTAATACCGATGATCACATATTCCTCATAACCGATGGCCATGGTAGCGGCAAAGATTCCTATGGCAATGCAGATGATCCTGCCTGTATTTGTGGGCGCGCTTAAAAAAGAGTTTGCCAGCGCATACACCAGGCCCGCGCACAGCACAAAAATCCCCAATTTATAGAAAACCCAGGCAAGCAGGCCAAGCACCAATGCACCAGCGATCCCTGCAATTACCGCGTACTTTGCCTCATGAAGAAAATAATATCCCGCGATTCCGCCTCCCGCGGCACCGATCAAAAATCCAAGGATACTGCCCCAGATTTTTCTGAGCTTATATCCCATAAAACAATTCAGCAGTGCAAAAACAAGCCCTGCCAGCATAATTCCCGTCGTATACTTTTCCGTAACATTCCCATACTGGGAAGTTACAATGTTTAAAATATCTGCCGGATTCATATTAATCACCTTACCCCTTATCTGAAATGTATTTATTTGTAACGCTTCACGTCTGTTTCCTTCCCGGTACTGCCCAAAGGCCCCCGTACAAGTAAAAACCACTCTCTCCCCTGATACCGGATTTTACTTTTGTTTTAAATACACGTTTTTAATATACTCCAGGGTATCTTTCTCCCCTTTTTCTGCCAGCATGCGCAGCAAAAACTCCAGATCCTCATTGGTCTTCTCATGCACAAACCAAAGCCGGTCCCTGCTCTTCAGAAAATACGCCAAAGGTGCCTGGTCCGTATAGGTTCCGGGATTATAGACCCTGGAAGCACTGATCCGGTCCATGACCATCTCTGCAATATATCTCCTGGGCATGGGAACGCCCTGTATGACGGTTCTGCAATCCACACCATAGTCCACCCAGTGTTCAAAATGGTGCTTGTTTCTTCCATAATGATGGATCCAGGAAGCAGACAGTCCCGTGGCCTCCCGCTCTGCATTGTTCGGGCTTCTGTTTCCCTGATAATACCTGCATCCCACGGAAAACTCCGTCCAGGAATATTTTGACAGGTCGTGCAGAAGTCCCTGCCGGTACAGACCTATCTTAAAACAGTAGCGCATGACCAGCAGCTTATGGCTGGTAATTGTCTTGAAATGTGCCCATATATGCATTACGCTGTTTCCTGCTTTCCGATTAATATTGCAATGGTTCTGGACGGCACCTCCACAGATCTTTTTCCTTTTCCTTTCTGCTTGGCCGTCTTCACATCTTCCTCTGTAAATACCTTTCCTTCCTGCTTGCTGGTGCTCACCACGAATTTCCACACAGCCCCTTTCGGCAGATTGGGGAGTGCAAAGTCATGGGGCATCCAGTGCAGATTGTAGGCTACAAACAAAAACTCTTTCTCCTGCCTGCCGTAGTCTCCGCAGTACATCATGCCCAGATGCCGCAGATTTCTCTCACAGGGCGCATACCATGCCTGCGCTCCATGATAAGACAGATCAGGATACCCAAGTGCCCTGTAATCCACGCCCTTCAGCTCCTCCTGCATGTGCAGGATATAATATTTTTTTCTGAAGGCAATGGCCTCTTTCACAAATTCGTACAATTCCTGATTGGATTTGAAAGCATTCCAGTCCACCCAGCCCATTTCATTGTCCTGACACCAGGCATTATTGTTGCCCTTCTGGGAATTTCCAAACTCATCGCCCTGGAAGATCAGAGGCGTTCCCTGGCTTAACAGAAGGAGCAGAAATGCGTTCTTAAGCTGCTGCAGTCTCAGCTCCCTGACCGTTCTCTTCCTGGTTTGCCCCTCCGTCCCGCAGTTCCAGCTGCAGTTATACTCCATGCCGTCCCTGTTGTCCTCACCATTGTCCTCATTGTGCTTTTCATCATAGGACACCATATCCATCATAGTGAAGCCGTCCTGGTCCGCCAAATAATTAATGATTCCCGTCTCTTTTGGGTTCCTGCGGTTCCGATAAATAAAATCCTCCAGCATGTTCTCATCACTTTTCAGCAGATGGCGCATGCAGTAAAGAAATCCTTCATTATACTCTGCCACATTTTTATAGGCAGGTTCTTTTCCCCGGTAAAGGTATCCGCCGTCCACATCATGGAAAAAGAGTTTCGTCCTGGAAAGCAGTGCATCCCTCACCAAAACCTCCTGGCAGATGCCGCTCCCCATGAGATGAAATCCATCCACGTGGTACTGCAGCTTCCAGTAATGCAGAATATCCAGCATAACTGAAGGACTGACAGAACCATCAAAATAGAACTCCATCAGACACTCCATCCCAGCCTTATGAAGAGAATCCACCAGATGGGAAAATTCCCGCACGGGTCGGTCCGTGGCACAAAAAGATGCCTTTGGTGCGAAATAATTAGCTTCCCCTGTATATCCCCAGCAATTTACCTTCGTTGGCTCACTGCTCTGATAGGCTAAGGAAGGGTTTCCCCGTCTCCCGCTGCTTCGTTCTCCTATTGTTTCCCTGTAGTCATAGGCAGGCATTAAAAGCATTGCCGTGGCCCCCAGGTTTTTCAGATACTCTATCTTCTGCTCCAGTCCCTTAAATGTCCCTTTTAAACGCACCCTGGAATTTTTCTGCATGGTATACTCCCGCACCTGCAGCTTATAGATAATGGTATCGGCCAGGGAGGAGGGCTTAAAATCCTCATCCTGCCATCTGTACTTGTCTTTCCGGAAACCACACCGGATGATATCCGGATTTTCACTCTGGGCCTGGCCGAACGGCCCTGTACCGGACAGATAGACCGCATAGGGGTCCTGTATCACTTCATTTCCGATACGGTAATTATACTCATAGCGGTCCGGAGAAATACCATCCACACAGACAGAAATCAAATTTCCTATCTTTTTCCCGTCTGTTAGTGTAATCTCCTTCACCGGCTCTTTCTCTCCTGTATAGTACAGAAGTAAAAATGCCTCCTCCCCATCGGGGACAGAAACTGTAAACTGATATCCCTTATCTGTCCTGGTAACTCCCGGTTTTCCCGGATATACGGGCAAAGCTTGTATCTCCTTTGATGCCTCGTCACTTCTCTTCATCAAGCTGTCCACCTCATTTCAATTTCTCCTGCTCCGAACACAGGACCTCCATCCTGTCATGTACTGCCGGCGCATCCTGCTCATCTGTCATGGTAATAATGGTATCACTGGCCATTAGTATGGTGCGCCCCTTTGGGATCAGTTCCACACCGCTTCTCTGTACTGCCACCAGAAGGCAGTTTTTCGGCCATTCAATCTGCTGCACCATTTTATTTTGCAGCTCACAGTTATGGCGTACCACAAACTCCTGTAAAATCTTTTCTCCTGTTTTCTCCGGCACCGGCTCGCCCCGCTTTCTCAGCAGATTTTCCAGCAGACTCTCATAAATAGGCTGTGACTTCACAGCAGTTGCCACCAGAAAGGCCACAATAGACACCAGAGACAGGGACAGCATCTGGCTGACACTGCCTGTCATCTCAAAAATAAGGATAATACCTGTGATAGGCGCCCGCACGATAGCTGTAAAATATCCAGCCATTGCCAGCATGATCAGATTATTCAGATAATCCGGGTCAAGTCCCAGGTACTGCACCGCAAAAGTTCCGTATGCTCCGCCGATCAAAGCTCCCAGAACCAGCAGCGGAAAGAAAATGCCTCCCGGTGCGCCGGAACCAAAGGAGATGGCGGAAAATATAAGTTTCATCACAAACAGCAGGAGGATGGTTCTCAGCATCACATTGCCCT includes the following:
- a CDS encoding UxaA family hydrolase; this encodes MQTYLKIHLDDSVAVALTPLTKGTSVHLDNKELLLSEDIPQGHKFALKDIRTGEAVVKYGSPIGLAKEDIAPGTWIHTHNMKTGLGELLTYSYHKNTAELPATEDRFFKGYKRDSGRVGVRNEIWIIPTVGCVNNVASAIEKQAQIYKTGTIDNIAAFPHPYGCSQMGNDQEYTRQILADLVNHPNAGGVLVLGLGCENSNIEELKKYIGSYDPQRVRFLTAQESEDEIRDGLAMIRELADYAGCFTREPISCRELVIGMKCGGSDGLSGITANPTVGGFSDLLISKGGTTILTEVPEMFGAETLLMNRCANEALFAKTVDLINGFKNYFKSHNQTIYENPSPGNKKGGISTLEDKSMGCTQKSGSAPVKGVLSYGEPVKEKGLNLLSAPGNDLVASTALAASGAHIVLFTTGRGTPFASPVPTVKISSNSALYEKKKNWIDFNCGPLVEGVTLEELSGQLFEYVLRVASGEKVKAEEAGFHDMAIFKQGVTL
- a CDS encoding TRAP transporter substrate-binding protein, with translation MRGLKKAFILALCVSTALGLGGCSSIKSEKRIVRISHAQSETHPEHLGLLKFKEYVEENLGDKYEVQIFPNEILGSAQKAIELTQTGAIDFVVAGTANLETFADVYEVFSMPYLFTSEEAYHEVMGDTDYMNQIYASTDEAGFRVLTWYNAGTRSFYAKKPIHTPEDLKGLKIRVQQSPASVNMVKAFGAAASPMSFGEVYTAIQQGVIDGAENNELALTNNKHGEVAKYYSYNKHQMVPDMLIGNLKFLNALSDREREVFEQAALLSTAVEMEEWDKQVEEAKDIAQNQMGVEFIDVDIQAFKDKVSNVQQEMLDDNPDIQDLYDHIQEINEKYAKGEE
- a CDS encoding LacI family DNA-binding transcriptional regulator; its protein translation is MNIYDIAKLAGVSIATVSRVVNDSPKVSEKTKEKVRAVMAANDYIPNVFARGMSLNSMKTVGIICPSVSDHYMASAVSYLEKNLRNYGYDCILYCSGYEQEDKEISVQMILQKRIDALLLVGSCYAGDKEYGEDITYIKKASEEIPVFLMNGFISGENIYCMLTDDYQSVYDAASAMLASGRRQILFLSDSYSYSAMHKLQGYEDALKAAGIPVLGERKVYIKNEIHLVRDILLARRDLEFDGVMATDDGLAVGAVKYARAKRLSVPKDISIIGYNNSELSIGCEPELTTIDGRGDLLCKMTIDSLMEVLKGEDVEHRKYVQCRLEKRCTTDF
- a CDS encoding tagaturonate reductase — translated: MEKLGYQILKEKKYKGYLLPEAPERVLQFGEGNFMRAFTDYFIDVLNEKTGFNGKAVLVQPRPKRPGHSLADDLNTQEGLYTLYLRGFENGRRVNDKRVISCVSRCLNAYADYEAVMACAENPDLRYITCNTTEAGIVYDPSCAFEDKPAASFPGKLTQFLYRRYEIFGRNKGNGFVILPCELIAENGKELKKFVLSYARQWNLEQDFLTWLDEENMFCSTLVDRIVTGYPKGEEDKLNQENGWEDAAMDTGEVFAFWVIEGPASLKEELRFEEAGLPVLITDDHKPYKERKVRILNGAHTSMVMGAYLAGFDIVRDCMEDAVICGFMNHAVYDEIIPTLSLPKEELESFASAVTERFKNPFIDHALLSISLNSTSKWKARVLPSLKAYVEQTGKLPVCLTASFAFYLAFYQGRELTDTGLAASRPKGDTYTVSDDRSVLTFFAAHKEDGPEEYVHAVCTNETLWDMDLTSLPGFETAVTDMLKKIQKDGAYEMMKSVC
- a CDS encoding TRAP transporter small permease encodes the protein MKTLHSVRKGINMVLSSACAVIFAFMVCIGTYQIVIRYFFNSPSTVSEELLTYSFTWMALLASAYVFGKRDHMRMGFLADKITGTKRKVLEIVIEILIMILAGSVMIYGGATIMNLTMTQKTASLGIPMGMIYTVVPLSGVLIMLYSILNIVDLCKGYEQEHREVKE
- a CDS encoding TRAP transporter large permease, with protein sequence MNTALVSGLIILVLLVIMLLAGVPIAVALGISSVCAILPVMDTSVAVLTGAQRIFSGISVFSLLAIPFFILAGNIMNKGGIAVRLINLAKLITGRAPGALAQTNVIANMLFGAISGSGTAAASAMGSIIGPIEKDEGYDPNFSAAANIATAPTGLLIPPSNVMITFSLVSGGTSVAALFMAGYIPGILWGLACMVVIYFIAKKKGYRAKTKFTFKEAMKIILQALPCLLLILIVIGGIIGGIFTATEGSVVAVVYSLVLSLFFYRSISLKDLPKIFKESAEMTGIIIFLIGVSSIMSWVMAFTNIPTAVSNGLLAISSNKIVIFLLINVILLIVGTFMDMTPACLIFTPIFLPVCTALGMNPIHFGIMLIFNLCIGTITPPVGTTLFVGVKVGKVKIETVFRQLLIYFAAIFVVLMLVTYIPQLSLWLPSLMGYV